The proteins below are encoded in one region of Hordeum vulgare subsp. vulgare chromosome 3H, MorexV3_pseudomolecules_assembly, whole genome shotgun sequence:
- the LOC123444957 gene encoding probable signal peptidase complex subunit 1, translated as MDWQGQKSAEMLMQVLLVASAVAAFLVGYAMADFQLMLLVYAGGVVLTALVTVPNWPFFNRHPLKWLDAAEADRHPRPQISSAPATTGGKKKTGKNK; from the coding sequence ATGGATTGGCAGGGGCAGAAGAGCGCGGAGATGCTGATGCAGGTGCTGCTGGTGGCGTCAGCGGTGGCGGCGTTCCTGGTCGGGTACGCGATGGCCGACTTCCAGCTCATGCTGCTCGTGTACGCCGGTGGGGTGGTCCTCACGGCGCTCGTCACCGTCCCCAACTGGCCCTTCTTCAACCGGCACCCGCTCAAGTGGCTCGACGCCGCCGAGGCTGATCGCCACCCCCGCCCGCAGATCAGCAGCGCACCAGCAACCACCGGGGGTAAGAAGAAGACCGGGAAGAACAAGTAG